In a genomic window of Nostoc sp. UHCC 0870:
- a CDS encoding helix-turn-helix domain-containing protein — translation MMSEEKILSVDLAQEDSYGEILPRSPLISSYHAQWEGLRFDVHQQPGHETPEHIIQQHVISISLKPQVIQAERLFNGHFQQENIVNGDVAIIPAHINHISRWQSEAEFITISLEPAFLRRIAIETGDWQEFEIKPRFAAPDPLIHQIGLALKSELESNGDGSHVYIESLTNTLCVHLLKHYCAANKTSLHYSRDKGLSGWKLRQAIAYIQDNLNQDLTLAEIAAVVDMSMYHFSRLFKQSTGFAPHQYVMNCRIERAKKLLSQSNQSIEKICQQVGFQSQSHFTNVFRKLIGITPRAYREQVKI, via the coding sequence ATGATGTCGGAAGAGAAAATCCTGAGTGTTGATCTAGCTCAAGAAGATTCCTATGGGGAAATTCTGCCGCGATCGCCCCTGATTTCTAGTTACCATGCCCAATGGGAAGGTTTACGTTTTGATGTTCACCAACAGCCTGGACACGAAACTCCAGAACATATCATTCAACAACACGTTATTAGTATTAGCTTAAAGCCGCAAGTTATCCAAGCAGAGAGATTATTTAACGGACATTTTCAACAAGAGAATATAGTTAACGGAGACGTAGCAATTATTCCTGCTCATATCAATCACATATCACGCTGGCAATCGGAAGCAGAGTTTATCACCATTAGTCTAGAGCCAGCGTTTTTGAGGCGAATTGCTATAGAAACAGGAGATTGGCAAGAATTTGAAATTAAACCCCGTTTTGCAGCACCAGATCCATTAATTCATCAAATTGGGCTAGCACTCAAATCAGAATTGGAATCTAATGGTGATGGTAGCCATGTTTATATTGAATCTCTGACCAATACGCTTTGTGTTCACCTCCTCAAACATTATTGTGCAGCTAATAAAACAAGTCTTCATTACTCTAGGGATAAAGGTCTTTCTGGTTGGAAACTCAGACAAGCCATCGCCTACATTCAAGATAACCTCAACCAAGATTTAACTTTGGCAGAGATTGCAGCAGTGGTAGATATGAGTATGTACCATTTTTCACGGTTGTTCAAACAATCAACAGGCTTTGCACCACATCAGTATGTGATGAATTGCAGAATTGAGCGAGCAAAAAAACTCTTGTCTCAAAGCAATCAATCTATAGAAAAAATCTGTCAACAAGTTGGCTTTCAAAGTCAAAGTCACTTCACCAACGTCTTTCGCAAGCTCATAGGTATCACACCGAGAGCGTACAGAGAACAAGTCAAAATTTAA
- the dps gene encoding DNA starvation/stationary phase protection protein Dps yields MSQNTLSTRLYPTRIDIPAEVRVQIVAILNQTLAATLDLKTQTKQAHWNVKGTDFYQLHELFDELAGELEEFVDMVAERVTALGGYAVGTARSAAQNSILPEYPFDILDSQEHVAALADRFAPYAKHIRGAIAKTDDLGDADTADLYTEISRTIDKRLWFLEAHLQASAVKEGNGMSSVKTQQKAVLR; encoded by the coding sequence ATGAGTCAAAATACTCTGTCAACACGTCTGTACCCCACCCGTATAGACATTCCTGCTGAAGTGCGGGTGCAAATCGTCGCTATCCTCAACCAAACTTTAGCAGCTACTTTGGACTTGAAAACTCAAACCAAACAAGCTCATTGGAATGTCAAAGGAACTGATTTTTATCAGTTACACGAATTGTTTGATGAACTTGCAGGCGAATTGGAAGAGTTTGTTGATATGGTGGCAGAACGAGTCACTGCTTTGGGTGGATATGCTGTTGGTACAGCGCGTTCGGCTGCTCAAAACTCTATCTTGCCAGAATATCCCTTTGATATTTTGGATAGTCAAGAACACGTAGCAGCCTTAGCAGACCGCTTTGCACCTTATGCCAAGCATATCCGAGGAGCGATCGCTAAAACTGATGATTTAGGCGACGCTGATACTGCTGACCTATACACAGAAATTTCGCGCACCATTGACAAGCGACTGTGGTTCTTAGAGGCGCATCTGCAAGCATCAGCAGTTAAGGAAGGAAATGGTATGTCTAGTGTTAAAACTCAACAAAAAGCTGTGTTGAGATAA
- a CDS encoding pirin family protein: MSPNTINYLVHGRSDRGHSQTGWLDSYHTFSFSNFYDPNRMGFRSLRVINDDRIASGAGFPTHGHRDMEILTYVLSGAVEHKDSLGTGSVIRPGDVQIMSAGTGIHHSEFNPSQTEPLHLLQIWILPDQQGLSPRYEQKAFSPEEKRGQLRLVAAKDGRNGAVTIHQDVYIYASVLEPGDVVNYRVKPNRYAWLQIAEGIATLHGEELRAGDGVQINSEEQLEIGTNIGAELLLFDLG, from the coding sequence ATGTCTCCAAATACAATTAATTATCTAGTTCATGGTCGCAGCGATCGCGGTCATAGTCAAACTGGTTGGCTTGATAGCTACCATACATTTTCCTTCAGCAATTTTTATGACCCAAACCGTATGGGATTCCGTAGCTTAAGGGTGATTAATGATGACCGTATTGCTTCTGGTGCGGGATTTCCTACCCACGGTCATCGTGACATGGAAATTCTCACCTATGTGCTATCAGGTGCAGTAGAGCATAAAGACAGTTTGGGTACAGGTTCAGTCATTCGTCCTGGGGATGTCCAAATTATGAGTGCTGGTACTGGGATTCACCACAGCGAATTTAATCCCTCCCAAACTGAACCACTCCACTTGCTGCAAATTTGGATTTTACCTGATCAGCAAGGACTATCACCCAGATATGAACAAAAAGCCTTTTCCCCAGAAGAAAAACGTGGTCAACTCCGGCTAGTTGCAGCTAAAGATGGACGGAATGGTGCTGTAACGATTCACCAAGATGTATATATCTACGCATCTGTTTTAGAACCTGGTGATGTGGTCAATTATCGCGTCAAACCAAATCGTTATGCTTGGTTACAAATTGCTGAAGGTATTGCAACTTTGCATGGGGAAGAACTCAGAGCCGGTGATGGGGTGCAAATCAACAGCGAAGAACAGTTAGAGATCGGCACTAACATTGGTGCAGAATTGTTACTGTTCGATTTGGGATAA
- a CDS encoding photosystem I protein PsaX, with the protein MAKITSPAVADSGAKPPYTFRTGWALLLLAVNFLVAAYYFHIID; encoded by the coding sequence ATGGCTAAAATTACAAGTCCCGCCGTCGCTGACTCTGGTGCTAAACCTCCATATACTTTCCGTACAGGTTGGGCATTGTTGCTACTAGCTGTTAACTTTTTGGTAGCAGCCTATTACTTCCACATTATTGACTAG
- a CDS encoding branched-chain amino acid ABC transporter permease, with amino-acid sequence MDTQIIQLVVNGIAVGSIIALAAVGLTLTYGILRLSNFAHGDFLTLGAYLTLFVNTLGLNIWLSMVLAAVGTVLAMILSEKLLWSKMRSIRANSTTLIIISIGLALFLRNGIVLIWGGKNQNYDLPIIPALDIFGVRVPQNQILVLALAVVAILALHYLLQNTKIGKAMRAVADDLDLAKVSGIDVDKVVLWTWVIAGTLTSLGGSMYGLITAVRPNMGWFLILPLFASVILGGIGNPYGAIAAAFIIGIVQEVSTAWLGSQYKQGIALLIMIVVLLIRPKGLFKGTI; translated from the coding sequence ATGGATACACAAATTATTCAACTTGTTGTCAATGGCATTGCTGTGGGTAGCATTATTGCTTTAGCCGCAGTTGGACTGACACTTACTTACGGGATTTTACGGTTGTCAAATTTTGCCCACGGTGATTTTTTAACTTTAGGTGCTTATCTGACTTTATTTGTAAATACTTTAGGGCTAAATATTTGGCTGTCAATGGTATTAGCAGCAGTCGGTACAGTATTAGCAATGATATTATCCGAGAAATTACTGTGGTCAAAGATGCGCTCAATCCGTGCTAACTCTACGACGCTAATTATTATTTCTATTGGGCTGGCTTTATTTCTGCGGAATGGGATTGTTTTAATTTGGGGTGGCAAGAATCAAAATTACGATTTACCTATTATCCCGGCTTTAGATATCTTTGGTGTCAGAGTACCGCAAAATCAAATCTTGGTCTTGGCTTTGGCAGTGGTGGCAATTTTGGCACTGCATTATCTGCTGCAAAATACGAAAATTGGCAAAGCGATGCGCGCTGTGGCTGATGATTTAGATTTAGCCAAAGTATCTGGGATTGATGTCGATAAAGTAGTCTTGTGGACTTGGGTAATTGCCGGTACACTCACATCTTTGGGTGGCAGTATGTATGGATTAATTACTGCTGTGCGTCCCAATATGGGGTGGTTTTTGATCTTACCCTTATTCGCCTCAGTCATTTTGGGCGGAATTGGTAATCCTTATGGCGCGATCGCCGCAGCTTTTATCATTGGTATCGTTCAAGAAGTCAGCACTGCTTGGCTGGGTTCACAGTATAAGCAAGGTATAGCCCTATTAATCATGATTGTGGTGTTGCTCATTCGTCCCAAGGGTTTATTCAAAGGAACGATTTGA
- the hrmK gene encoding hybrid histidine kinase/response regulator HrmK, with the protein MQQYSSLPEQNSQVDATIQQLRAELWLERSLNQLQRRLNDCLLVVLTDVAQTNSPEAEIWQTVAKEISMALNNSGVAIALCQPQDTVGKVYYISCPPSVDSQAPVVELMLKNGKTLPLKLQTEIKVKDLHDLETQKPPQAWRLNDESGEVIGWLLMAVSKLTTAQMQLIPQLMTKAAKHCVQTLVQFQHIQSLQQRSQHFVDSNQELKRTNQLKNQFLANTSHEIRTPLSSIIGFTHLLLAQGYDPTRERQREYLNIIQSSGKHLLALINDILDLSKIEANQLEVQWEKVDVPELCRNVLTLIKEKASNKGLKLSLEIDPEVTTLVADPLRLKQMLLNLLFNALKFTNKGSVGLQVTRQDSLVHFTVWDTGSGISKENQTLLFQPYFQIPNSSPSQNEGTGLGLAVTQKLAEIHHGYVEVESEVDSGSRFTIILPLKPMGAVLPIEIEEDEQATSSQPLAITPSTSNEILLVENDLPNGELMQIHLSKLGYQVTWVKNEAQMWDVLKDKQPDVILMDIRLQDSCGLDLVQQLREKPEYQQIPIIAQTAMSMKGDREICLTAGFNEYISKPLDLSLLADLVGKYSLGDRGQVIGDR; encoded by the coding sequence ATGCAGCAGTATTCAAGTTTACCAGAACAAAACTCACAGGTAGATGCCACAATCCAACAACTTCGCGCTGAGTTATGGCTGGAACGCAGCTTGAACCAGCTACAACGCCGCCTTAATGATTGCTTGCTTGTTGTTTTGACAGATGTCGCCCAAACCAACAGCCCAGAAGCAGAAATTTGGCAAACTGTGGCGAAGGAGATCAGCATGGCTTTAAACAATAGCGGGGTAGCTATTGCTCTATGCCAACCACAAGATACAGTTGGTAAAGTTTACTATATTTCTTGCCCACCATCTGTTGATTCACAAGCCCCAGTTGTAGAATTGATGCTGAAAAATGGCAAAACACTGCCATTGAAATTGCAAACAGAAATTAAAGTTAAAGATTTACATGATTTAGAAACGCAAAAACCGCCTCAAGCTTGGCGATTGAATGATGAATCCGGTGAAGTGATTGGATGGTTACTAATGGCTGTTAGTAAACTGACAACCGCACAAATGCAACTGATTCCGCAATTAATGACCAAAGCAGCCAAGCATTGCGTTCAAACATTAGTTCAATTTCAACATATACAATCTTTACAGCAGCGATCGCAGCATTTTGTAGACTCTAATCAAGAATTAAAGCGGACAAATCAACTCAAAAACCAGTTCCTAGCCAACACCAGCCACGAAATCCGTACCCCACTCAGTTCGATTATTGGTTTTACTCACTTGCTTTTAGCCCAAGGCTACGATCCTACGAGAGAACGTCAACGTGAGTATTTAAATATTATTCAGTCCAGTGGTAAACACCTCCTAGCTTTGATTAACGATATTTTGGATCTGTCCAAAATTGAAGCTAACCAGCTAGAAGTGCAATGGGAAAAAGTCGATGTGCCAGAATTGTGTCGTAATGTTCTCACCCTCATCAAAGAAAAAGCCAGTAATAAGGGGTTGAAATTGTCTTTGGAAATAGATCCTGAAGTCACCACCCTAGTAGCTGATCCTTTACGACTCAAGCAAATGCTATTGAATTTGCTGTTTAACGCTTTAAAATTTACCAACAAAGGTAGTGTGGGGTTACAGGTGACACGGCAAGATTCACTGGTGCATTTTACAGTGTGGGATACAGGTTCTGGCATATCCAAAGAAAACCAAACACTACTTTTTCAACCTTATTTTCAAATTCCCAATTCTTCCCCTAGCCAAAATGAAGGTACTGGTTTAGGTTTAGCCGTGACGCAAAAACTGGCAGAAATTCATCATGGTTATGTGGAGGTGGAATCAGAAGTTGATTCTGGTTCTCGTTTTACAATCATTTTGCCCCTAAAGCCGATGGGAGCAGTGTTACCTATAGAAATCGAGGAGGATGAACAAGCAACATCTTCTCAACCTTTAGCAATCACTCCCAGCACTTCCAACGAAATTTTGCTGGTGGAGAATGATTTACCTAATGGTGAACTGATGCAAATTCATCTAAGTAAGTTAGGTTATCAAGTAACCTGGGTGAAGAATGAAGCACAAATGTGGGACGTACTCAAAGACAAACAGCCAGATGTTATCTTAATGGATATACGTTTACAAGATAGCTGTGGTCTTGATTTGGTACAGCAGTTACGAGAAAAACCAGAATATCAGCAGATTCCCATCATTGCCCAAACTGCAATGTCCATGAAAGGCGATCGCGAAATCTGTCTCACAGCAGGATTTAATGAATATATTTCTAAACCTCTTGACTTATCACTTTTGGCTGATTTAGTAGGTAAGTATAGTTTAGGTGATAGGGGACAGGTGATAGGGGACAGGTGA
- the larE gene encoding ATP-dependent sacrificial sulfur transferase LarE, producing the protein MLTEKLEKLKLLFAEMEQALIAYSGGVDSTLVAKIAYDVLGDRALAVTAVSPSLLPEELEDAEIQAATIGIAHKIIQTHEMENPNYTANPVNRCYFCKSELHDNLKPLALELGYPYVIDGVNADDLHDYRPGIQAAKERGARSPLAEIGVTKLEVRQLSQQLGLPWWDKPAQPCLSSRFPYGEEITVAKLQRVGRAEIYLRKLGWQNLRVRSEGDTARIELSPEKIKDFVMLTDLQSVVTAFQDLGFIYVTLDLEGYRSGKLNQVLKTVVSAE; encoded by the coding sequence ATGCTGACAGAAAAACTAGAGAAACTAAAATTATTATTTGCAGAGATGGAGCAGGCTTTGATTGCTTACTCTGGGGGTGTTGATAGCACTTTGGTGGCTAAGATTGCTTATGATGTGTTAGGCGATCGCGCTTTGGCTGTGACGGCTGTTTCACCTTCGCTGCTACCAGAAGAACTAGAGGATGCTGAAATTCAAGCCGCAACTATTGGGATTGCTCACAAAATCATCCAGACTCATGAGATGGAAAATCCCAATTACACTGCTAACCCTGTTAACCGTTGTTATTTTTGCAAGAGTGAACTGCACGACAACCTGAAACCTTTGGCTTTAGAGTTGGGTTATCCCTATGTGATCGATGGGGTAAATGCTGATGATTTGCATGATTATCGCCCAGGGATTCAAGCCGCTAAAGAACGAGGTGCGCGATCGCCTTTAGCCGAAATTGGTGTAACTAAATTAGAAGTTCGCCAACTCTCCCAGCAGCTTGGTTTACCTTGGTGGGATAAACCAGCCCAACCTTGTCTCAGTTCCCGTTTTCCCTACGGTGAGGAGATTACTGTAGCCAAGTTACAACGCGTCGGTAGAGCCGAAATTTACCTACGAAAGCTAGGTTGGCAAAATTTGCGCGTCCGTTCTGAAGGTGATACAGCACGGATTGAATTATCACCAGAAAAAATTAAAGATTTTGTCATGTTGACAGACTTACAATCTGTAGTCACTGCATTTCAAGACTTGGGATTTATCTACGTCACCCTAGATTTAGAAGGTTATCGCAGTGGTAAGTTAAACCAAGTCCTTAAGACAGTGGTGAGTGCTGAGTAG
- a CDS encoding DUF4864 domain-containing protein, whose product MEATDKDFIAIRAVIESQLEAFQKDDAQAAFALASPGIKEQFQTPDHFMQMVSLSYPAVYRPRSVFFEKITTIQDNITQPVLLLAPDGMPLRALYFMEKQRDDTWKINGCILVSVEAESI is encoded by the coding sequence ATGGAAGCTACTGATAAAGATTTTATTGCTATACGTGCTGTTATAGAAAGCCAACTAGAAGCATTCCAAAAAGATGATGCTCAAGCTGCTTTCGCTCTTGCTAGTCCTGGAATCAAAGAGCAATTCCAAACCCCAGACCATTTTATGCAGATGGTGAGCTTAAGTTACCCAGCTGTTTACCGTCCTCGCTCGGTATTTTTTGAGAAAATTACTACTATTCAAGACAATATTACTCAGCCAGTATTACTACTAGCACCTGACGGTATGCCCCTGCGAGCCTTGTATTTTATGGAAAAACAACGGGATGATACTTGGAAGATTAACGGTTGTATTTTAGTCTCTGTGGAGGCGGAGAGCATCTAG
- a CDS encoding SGNH/GDSL hydrolase family protein, with amino-acid sequence MRDSYLLAAGLLTGLAIPASAIPQMSILLPEKHSTQWNTKQASQTITDAHLLKPDISTPEFSSQVSQPGENLRPPLGKKFFPQQINLSLPELSSQLLPSSEASEPRAREKKLASGDVTSPQLTNQEVPISLDSLFNPSNQPANALLTSGNQLYYQRLAALKTGQIYTRTDIDNFQGLGESRGKQQLTYEDWKSLLALEAKAIAQGQGKNRLSILVGDSLSLWFPRQKLPTGKLWLNQGISGDTSGGMVTRLGSFSQTRPDAIYIMAGINDLRKGMSDETILRNHRRMMGSLRKNHPKAQIFVQSILPAHVSTISNSRIRHLNTRIAQIAKQEGVNYLNIHHWFTDADGNLRSDLTTDGIHLSPDGYDIWRFALQQVEFKLSQTRN; translated from the coding sequence ATGAGGGATTCTTATCTGTTGGCAGCAGGCTTGTTAACAGGATTGGCAATACCAGCATCAGCTATTCCACAGATGTCAATTCTATTGCCAGAAAAGCATAGCACTCAGTGGAATACAAAACAAGCCTCGCAGACAATAACAGATGCACATCTCCTCAAGCCTGACATATCGACACCAGAATTTAGCTCTCAAGTGTCCCAGCCTGGAGAAAATTTACGCCCACCATTAGGGAAAAAATTTTTTCCCCAACAGATCAACCTTTCCTTACCAGAATTGAGTAGCCAACTGTTACCCTCTTCAGAGGCTTCAGAACCAAGGGCGAGAGAAAAAAAACTTGCTAGTGGGGATGTTACTTCGCCGCAATTGACCAATCAAGAAGTACCAATATCACTAGATTCATTATTCAATCCCAGTAATCAACCAGCGAATGCACTATTAACGTCTGGGAATCAACTTTACTATCAAAGATTAGCAGCATTAAAAACAGGTCAGATTTACACCCGTACAGATATTGATAACTTCCAAGGATTAGGGGAGTCAAGGGGAAAACAACAACTAACTTACGAAGACTGGAAAAGTTTATTAGCTTTAGAAGCAAAAGCGATCGCGCAAGGTCAAGGTAAAAACCGTCTTAGTATATTAGTTGGTGATTCCTTAAGCCTGTGGTTTCCCAGACAAAAACTGCCTACTGGTAAATTATGGCTAAATCAGGGCATATCTGGAGATACTTCTGGTGGTATGGTGACACGACTAGGCAGCTTTTCACAAACCCGCCCTGATGCAATCTACATCATGGCTGGGATTAATGACCTAAGAAAAGGTATGAGTGACGAAACAATCTTGCGAAATCACCGCCGGATGATGGGTAGCTTACGAAAAAATCACCCGAAAGCTCAGATATTCGTTCAATCCATCCTACCGGCTCACGTATCCACAATTTCTAATAGCCGTATTCGTCATCTCAACACTAGAATTGCTCAGATTGCCAAACAAGAAGGAGTTAATTACTTAAATATTCATCATTGGTTTACAGATGCTGATGGCAATTTGCGTTCAGATTTAACCACAGATGGAATACATCTGTCACCAGATGGTTATGATATTTGGCGATTTGCTCTCCAGCAAGTAGAATTCAAACTCTCTCAAACTAGAAACTGA